In the Halorubrum ruber genome, GGGACGGCGGCGGCGGTCTCGAGCGACGGCGCGAGGACCGCGAGCGCGGCCACCGCGGCGAAGACGCTCGCGCGTCGGAGCCTCCGTATCACACCTTCGGCTACCCCCGACGACCACTTAACGGTCCCGACAGCCGTCGGGCGGTCGATCGCCGACCGAAGCGCCCGCGACGCCGCTTTCAGTACCGGTACTCGTTGAACTGGACCGCGTGTCCCTCCAGTACGCGGACGGACTCCTCCGGATCCTCCTCGTCGTCCCCGGTCCGATCTTCGTGTGAGTCAACCACTCCCATATGCGAGCGGTGCGCTCGCCGGTACATAACTGTTTCCCACACGGCGAACGTAGTTGGCGGCTCGTTGCGGGGTCCTCAGTCGACGACGCGATCGATCTCTCCGAGATGGTCGATCACGTGGTCCGGGTCGATCGCGGACGCGGCGAGGTCGTCGTCGTCGGTGACGCCGGAGCGGACGAGCACCGTCGTCATCCCGGCGCGCTCCCCGAGCGCGATGTCCGTGTCGAGCCGGTCGCCGACGACGAGACACTCCTCGGCGGGGTAGGGGAGCCGCTCGCGCACCATCTCGATCGCGGTGTCGGAGGGCTTGCCGAGGACGGCGTCGGGCTCGCGCTCCGCGACGCCCGCGATCGCGTTGATCACGGCGCCCGACCCGGGCACGTCGCGCTCGGGGGCCGGGATCACCACGTCGGGGTCGGTTCCGATGAACGGGATGTCGCGCTCTAAGGCCCACAGCGCGGTACAGAGGTCGTCGTAGTCGAACTCGCGGTCGATGGAGGCGACCAGGGCGTCGGCGGCGTCGACGTCGTCGGTCGTCGAGAGCCCCGCCTCCGCGAACTGGTCGAGCAGTCCCGGGGCGGCGATACAGAGCAGGTCGTCGTCCGCGTGGCGTTCTCGGAGGTACCGCGTCGTCACGCTGCCGGCGGTGAAGACGCGGTCGGCGTCGACGTCGTACCCCGCCGCGCCGAGGCGGTCGACGTACGCCGGCGGCGCCTTCGTCGGGTTGTTCGAGACGAACAGGGGCTCGACTCCGGCCTCGCGGAGCCGCCGGTACCCCGCCGGGGCGCCCGGGATCGGATCGTCGCCGCGCACGACCGTGCCGTCGACGTCGATGACGGCGCCGCTGTATGTCATACCCCG is a window encoding:
- a CDS encoding HAD-IIA family hydrolase, producing the protein MTYSGAVIDVDGTVVRGDDPIPGAPAGYRRLREAGVEPLFVSNNPTKAPPAYVDRLGAAGYDVDADRVFTAGSVTTRYLRERHADDDLLCIAAPGLLDQFAEAGLSTTDDVDAADALVASIDREFDYDDLCTALWALERDIPFIGTDPDVVIPAPERDVPGSGAVINAIAGVAEREPDAVLGKPSDTAIEMVRERLPYPAEECLVVGDRLDTDIALGERAGMTTVLVRSGVTDDDDLAASAIDPDHVIDHLGEIDRVVD